In the Chromobacterium sp. ATCC 53434 genome, AGCGCACATGCCAAATCATTTGGCCTGGCGCCGCATGGTTTCTGGAGCCGGCGCGCCGCCCTTGGCCGTGCCGATGGTACGACGAGGCGGCGCAAGGCGGCATCAGATTGGGATGGGCTTAACGCTTGATGAGCGAAATCTTGGTGCCTTCTATGCTCAGGCTGGCCATCAGGCCTTCCTGGTCGAAGATGAAGGCATAGGCGTCGTTGCGCAATGTCGTCGAGCTCAAGTTTTTCGCCGTGCCGGCATCAACCACGACTACGCTGGGGCCGGTGCCGATTTCCCAACCCATGGACTTTTTCAGATAGCGGACGGCTTTCTGATTCATCAGAAATACTACATAGCCATAGGATTCCGCGCCTGCCTGCCATCCCCAGGATGCGGTGACTGAGTTGTAGTAGCCGTTGGGTTGGCCTCCTTCCAGCAGCACGCCTTCGCCGTATGCGCCGCCAAAGATCAGCCCGGCTTTGACAATCTTGGGAAACACCAGGATGGCGGAGGCCTTGTGGGAGAGACTTTCCGCCGCAGGGCTCGTTTGATACAGCATGTGCAGCGATTGCAGGGCGGCCTCATCCAGATCGCGCGCCGATTCGGCCAGGGTATAGGCGCTAGCCAGACACAGCATCAGCCCGGTGGCGGCCAGCAATAGGGCTT is a window encoding:
- a CDS encoding YSC84-related protein — its product is MINPLHNLQKALLLAATGLMLCLASAYTLAESARDLDEAALQSLHMLYQTSPAAESLSHKASAILVFPKIVKAGLIFGGAYGEGVLLEGGQPNGYYNSVTASWGWQAGAESYGYVVFLMNQKAVRYLKKSMGWEIGTGPSVVVVDAGTAKNLSSTTLRNDAYAFIFDQEGLMASLSIEGTKISLIKR